From a region of the Microterricola gilva genome:
- a CDS encoding amidohydrolase, with amino-acid sequence MPYADLVFSGGSVFTADTVRSTASAVAVKDGRIVAVGRDDVRELTGPHTEVVNLAGRLLVPGFQDAHVHPVWGGLDLLRCNLAEVASRTEYRTLIAEHMQANPDAEWLLGGGWSMSVFPGGTPLASDLDDIVADRPAFLTNRDGHGAWVNSRALELAGIDKHTPDPADGRIERLADGTPSGTLHEGAMTLVNRLLPPVGEAGMREALLTGQRYLHANGITAWQDAIVGSYGDADDPAPAYLAAAHSGELTARVIGALWWDRSRGLEQIDELVAKRAAAHFGRFAATSVKVMQDGVAENFTASMLEPYGDGHGHPSDNSGISFVPPEILNEAVPLLDELGFQLHFHAIGDRAVRECLDAVSEAIARNGQSDNRHHIAHLQVVHPDDIPRFRALGVAANMQALWATLEPQMVELTLPFLGPVRSAWQYPFGDLLRSGAVLAAGSDWSVSTPNPLAAIHTAVNRHAAPGYEEGDYEAFLPEQTIDLGSALTAYTAGSAWVNHLEKETGTIEVGKFADLTVLSRDPFAGPREEIGLATVEQTFVEGERVFHH; translated from the coding sequence ATGCCGTACGCCGATCTCGTCTTCTCCGGCGGAAGTGTGTTCACCGCCGACACCGTGCGCTCCACGGCGAGCGCCGTCGCCGTGAAAGACGGCCGCATTGTCGCCGTCGGCCGGGACGACGTGCGCGAGCTGACGGGGCCGCACACCGAGGTGGTGAATCTGGCCGGGCGACTGCTCGTGCCCGGATTCCAGGACGCCCACGTGCACCCGGTGTGGGGCGGACTCGACCTGCTGCGCTGCAACCTCGCCGAGGTCGCCAGCCGCACCGAGTACCGCACGCTGATCGCCGAACACATGCAGGCGAACCCGGATGCTGAGTGGTTGCTCGGTGGCGGCTGGAGCATGTCGGTGTTCCCAGGCGGCACCCCGCTGGCATCCGATCTCGACGACATCGTCGCCGACCGCCCCGCCTTCCTCACCAACCGCGACGGGCACGGCGCCTGGGTCAACTCCCGCGCGCTTGAGCTGGCCGGCATCGACAAGCACACGCCGGATCCGGCCGACGGCCGCATCGAGCGGCTCGCCGACGGCACGCCGAGCGGCACCCTGCACGAGGGAGCGATGACGCTGGTGAATCGGCTGCTGCCGCCCGTCGGCGAGGCCGGCATGCGCGAGGCGCTGCTCACCGGGCAGAGGTACCTGCACGCCAACGGCATCACCGCCTGGCAGGATGCCATCGTCGGCAGCTACGGCGACGCCGACGACCCTGCGCCCGCCTACCTCGCCGCCGCGCACTCCGGTGAGCTGACCGCCCGAGTGATCGGGGCCCTGTGGTGGGATCGCAGTCGCGGGCTCGAGCAGATCGATGAGCTCGTCGCCAAGCGTGCTGCCGCACACTTCGGGCGCTTCGCCGCCACCAGCGTCAAGGTGATGCAGGACGGCGTCGCCGAGAACTTCACCGCCTCGATGCTGGAGCCATACGGCGACGGTCACGGCCACCCGAGCGACAACTCGGGCATCAGCTTCGTGCCGCCGGAGATCCTGAACGAGGCTGTGCCGCTGCTGGACGAGCTCGGCTTCCAGCTGCATTTCCACGCCATCGGCGACCGGGCGGTGCGGGAGTGCCTCGACGCCGTCTCCGAGGCCATTGCCCGCAATGGCCAGAGCGACAACCGGCACCACATCGCGCACCTCCAGGTGGTGCACCCCGACGACATCCCGCGGTTCCGGGCGCTCGGCGTCGCCGCGAACATGCAGGCGCTCTGGGCGACCCTCGAACCGCAGATGGTCGAGCTCACGCTGCCGTTCCTCGGCCCGGTCCGCTCGGCCTGGCAGTACCCATTCGGTGACCTGCTGCGCTCCGGTGCGGTGCTCGCGGCGGGAAGCGACTGGTCGGTGTCGACGCCCAACCCGCTCGCCGCCATCCACACGGCGGTGAACCGGCACGCGGCCCCCGGCTACGAGGAGGGTGACTACGAGGCCTTCCTGCCGGAGCAGACCATCGACCTGGGGAGTGCGCTCACCGCGTACACGGCAGGCTCGGCCTGGGTGAACCACCTCGAGAAGGAGACGGGCACGATCGAGGTCGGCAAGTTCGCGGACCTCACCGTGCTCTCCCGCGACCCGTTCGCCGGCCCGCGGGAGGAGATCGGCCTCGCCACGGTCGAGCAGACCTTCGTGGAGGGCGAGCGCGTCTTCCACCACTAG
- a CDS encoding ABC transporter permease, with the protein MTELHATRAVAVASGTKPPRKHRTRRSATDVGLMVWSVLVFLFLFAPIIVIIAYSFNVGRLLVSWDHFGFDSFAAIVTKSAIRDAVWLSIRTGVIAAIFATALGTLAGIAMARRPGKWVFWFIGLLLLVSVTPEIVDAVALLPWLVFLGQDLGMSVFSDGVVRLVIGHSLFATAIVAYIVRARLVGLDAQLEEASADLYAPPLRTFWRVTLPLALPAVLAGGLLSFTLSLDNTIVAAFVQVSGTTPWPVYVLSALRSGLRPEIAAVSTIMLLLTLFALAMVAVVLRRAGDSATQIARTMAGS; encoded by the coding sequence ATGACCGAGCTGCACGCCACCCGGGCCGTCGCCGTCGCCTCCGGCACCAAGCCGCCCCGCAAACACCGCACCCGCCGCTCGGCCACCGATGTCGGCCTGATGGTGTGGAGCGTGCTCGTCTTCCTGTTCCTGTTCGCCCCGATCATCGTGATCATCGCCTACTCCTTCAACGTCGGCCGCCTCCTCGTCTCCTGGGACCACTTCGGATTCGACTCCTTCGCGGCGATCGTCACGAAGTCGGCGATTCGGGATGCCGTCTGGCTCTCGATCCGCACCGGCGTGATCGCGGCCATCTTCGCCACCGCGCTCGGCACCCTCGCCGGAATCGCGATGGCACGCCGACCGGGCAAGTGGGTGTTCTGGTTCATCGGGCTGCTGCTGCTCGTCTCCGTCACACCCGAGATCGTCGACGCCGTGGCCCTGCTGCCGTGGCTCGTTTTCCTCGGCCAGGACCTCGGCATGAGCGTCTTCAGCGACGGTGTCGTGCGCCTCGTCATCGGCCACTCGCTCTTCGCGACGGCGATCGTGGCATACATCGTGCGGGCGAGGCTCGTTGGCCTCGATGCGCAGTTGGAGGAGGCATCAGCCGACCTCTACGCGCCGCCGCTGCGCACCTTCTGGCGGGTCACGCTGCCGCTCGCCCTGCCTGCCGTGCTCGCCGGCGGCCTGCTCTCGTTCACGCTCAGCCTCGACAATACGATCGTCGCGGCCTTCGTGCAGGTCTCCGGCACCACGCCGTGGCCGGTCTACGTGTTGAGCGCGCTGCGCAGCGGGCTGAGGCCGGAGATCGCCGCCGTGTCGACGATCATGCTGCTGCTCACTCTCTTCGCCCTCGCGATGGTCGCGGTCGTGCTGCGCCGGGCGGGTGACTCCGCCACGCAGATCGCCCGCACCATGGCCGGAAGCTAG
- the aceB gene encoding malate synthase A, which produces MNTTATTFAEPRPTTAATPTVPGGAFPAYEPRIEVSAALGPRYDEILTPEALDFLAALHDRFAGIRHDRLAARLRNRVDAAQGRNPGFLAETAHIRADTSWRVAGAGPGLEDRRVEITGPTDRKMAINALNSGAKVWLADQEDATSPTWQNVIEGQLTLLDALSGQLHFTSTEGKEYAVTHDIAGPDTPTIVMRPRGWHLEEKHLRFRDRTGRTMNASGSLVDFGLYFFHNATRLIELGSGPYFYLPKLESHLEARLWNDIFVFAQAYIGIDRGTIRATVLIETIQAALEMEEILYELREHCAGLNAGRWDYIFSIIKAFRSRGRRFVLPDRKHITMTVPFMRAYTELLVSTCHRRGAYAIGGMSAFIPNRRDPEVTARALEQVAADKRREAADGFDGTWVAHPDLIPTARAEFDAAFRSGPQGATEQLHRTRDEVQVTAAQLLDIGWAGGQVTEAGVADNIGIALRYIESWLRGIGAVAIDNLMEDAATAEISRSQVWQWVNENTVTAEGRRIDAEWAHSVLAQVTAGLDRFDGDRFDDAIEVFTSVALEPEFPAFLTVGAYARYF; this is translated from the coding sequence ATGAACACGACAGCGACAACATTTGCAGAGCCGCGGCCCACGACGGCAGCGACCCCCACAGTCCCCGGCGGGGCTTTCCCGGCGTACGAACCGCGCATCGAGGTCTCGGCGGCGCTCGGGCCGCGCTACGACGAGATCCTCACGCCGGAGGCACTGGACTTCCTCGCCGCTCTGCACGACCGCTTCGCCGGCATCCGCCACGACCGGCTCGCCGCCCGGCTGCGCAACAGGGTCGACGCGGCGCAGGGCCGCAACCCGGGCTTCCTCGCGGAGACGGCACACATCCGTGCGGATACGAGTTGGCGGGTCGCGGGCGCCGGGCCCGGCCTCGAAGACCGGCGGGTCGAGATCACCGGACCGACCGATCGCAAGATGGCGATCAACGCGCTGAACTCCGGCGCGAAGGTCTGGCTCGCCGACCAGGAGGACGCCACAAGCCCGACGTGGCAGAACGTGATCGAGGGACAGCTGACCCTGCTGGACGCACTGAGCGGACAGCTCCACTTCACCAGCACGGAGGGTAAGGAGTACGCGGTCACGCACGACATCGCGGGCCCGGACACCCCGACGATCGTGATGCGCCCGCGCGGCTGGCACCTGGAGGAGAAGCACCTGCGCTTCCGCGACCGGACCGGGCGCACGATGAACGCCTCAGGCAGCCTCGTCGACTTCGGGCTCTACTTCTTCCACAACGCGACCCGACTGATCGAGCTCGGCAGTGGACCCTACTTCTACCTGCCGAAGCTCGAGAGCCACCTCGAGGCGCGTCTGTGGAATGACATCTTCGTCTTCGCCCAGGCCTACATCGGCATCGACCGGGGCACCATCCGGGCCACCGTGCTGATCGAGACCATCCAGGCGGCACTCGAGATGGAGGAGATCCTCTACGAGCTGCGCGAGCACTGCGCCGGGTTGAACGCCGGGCGCTGGGACTACATCTTCTCGATCATCAAGGCCTTCCGCTCGCGGGGACGGCGCTTCGTGCTGCCCGACCGCAAACACATCACGATGACCGTGCCGTTCATGCGGGCGTACACCGAGCTGCTCGTCTCGACCTGCCACCGTCGCGGGGCATATGCCATCGGAGGCATGAGTGCGTTCATCCCGAACCGGCGTGATCCAGAGGTCACCGCGCGTGCGCTGGAGCAGGTCGCCGCAGACAAGCGGCGCGAGGCCGCCGACGGCTTCGACGGCACCTGGGTCGCGCACCCTGACCTGATTCCAACGGCGCGCGCCGAGTTCGATGCGGCGTTCCGGTCGGGGCCGCAGGGTGCAACGGAACAGTTGCACCGCACGCGTGACGAGGTGCAGGTGACGGCGGCCCAGCTGCTCGACATCGGCTGGGCGGGCGGGCAGGTGACGGAGGCCGGCGTCGCCGACAACATCGGGATCGCGCTGCGTTACATCGAGTCGTGGCTGCGCGGCATCGGCGCCGTCGCCATCGACAACCTGATGGAGGACGCGGCGACGGCCGAGATCTCCCGCTCCCAGGTGTGGCAGTGGGTGAACGAGAACACGGTCACGGCCGAGGGGCGGCGCATCGACGCCGAGTGGGCGCACTCGGTGCTCGCGCAGGTGACGGCCGGGCTCGACCGCTTCGACGGCGACCGCTTCGACGACGCCATCGAGGTCTTCACGTCCGTCGCGCTTGAGCCGGAGTTCCCGGCGTTCCTGACGGTGGGGGCGTACGCCCGCTACTTCTAG
- the aceA gene encoding isocitrate lyase, protein MTQQSNRAGDQTQTAEELELEWAADARWTDIRRDYTAADVVALRGAVREERTLARRGAEKLWDLVQNNGTPEDPRWVAALGALTGNQAVQQVRAGLQAIYLSGWQIAADANLSGQTYPDQSLYPANSVPAVVRRINNALLRAGQIEFAEGGGSTASSDAGEATDWMAPIVADAEAGFGGPLNAYELMSSMIEAGAAGVHWEDQLASEKKCGHMGGKVLVPTGQHIRTLNAARLAADVAGVPTIVIARTDSLAATLITSDHDERDRPFITGERTAEGFYTVQNGIEPVIARGLAYAPYADLIWVESAEPDLELARRFAEAIHAEYPGKRLAYNCSPSFNWKRHLNDEQIATFQRDLAALGYAFQFITLAGFHSLNHSMFTLAQDYNSRHMSAYVELQEAEFASETSGYTATRHQREVGTGYFDRIATALNPDSATLALVGSTEAEQF, encoded by the coding sequence ATGACGCAGCAGAGCAACCGGGCAGGCGACCAGACCCAGACCGCGGAGGAGCTGGAGCTCGAGTGGGCGGCCGACGCCCGCTGGACCGACATCCGCCGCGACTACACCGCCGCCGACGTGGTCGCCCTGCGCGGCGCGGTGCGCGAGGAACGCACCCTCGCCAGGCGCGGAGCGGAGAAGCTGTGGGACCTCGTGCAGAACAACGGCACGCCGGAGGACCCCCGCTGGGTCGCCGCGCTCGGTGCGCTCACCGGTAACCAGGCCGTGCAGCAGGTGCGGGCGGGGCTGCAGGCGATCTACCTCTCCGGCTGGCAGATTGCGGCCGACGCCAACCTCAGCGGGCAGACCTACCCGGACCAGTCGCTGTACCCGGCGAACTCGGTTCCTGCTGTCGTCCGCCGCATCAACAACGCGCTGCTGCGGGCCGGCCAGATCGAATTCGCGGAGGGCGGGGGGTCGACAGCCTCAAGCGACGCGGGCGAGGCCACCGACTGGATGGCGCCGATCGTCGCCGACGCCGAGGCCGGCTTCGGCGGGCCGCTGAACGCCTACGAGCTGATGTCGTCGATGATCGAGGCCGGCGCGGCCGGTGTGCACTGGGAGGACCAGCTCGCCAGCGAGAAGAAGTGCGGCCACATGGGCGGCAAGGTGCTCGTTCCGACCGGGCAGCACATCCGCACGCTCAACGCCGCCCGCCTCGCGGCCGACGTCGCCGGTGTGCCGACGATCGTGATCGCCCGCACCGACTCGCTCGCGGCCACCCTCATCACGAGCGACCACGACGAGCGCGACCGGCCGTTCATCACCGGGGAACGCACAGCCGAGGGCTTCTACACGGTGCAGAACGGCATCGAACCGGTCATCGCCCGCGGCCTCGCCTACGCGCCGTACGCCGATCTGATCTGGGTCGAGAGCGCCGAGCCCGACCTGGAGCTCGCACGCCGTTTCGCCGAGGCGATCCACGCCGAGTACCCGGGCAAGCGCCTCGCCTACAACTGCTCGCCGTCGTTCAACTGGAAGCGCCACCTGAACGACGAGCAGATCGCCACCTTCCAGCGGGATCTGGCGGCGCTCGGCTACGCCTTCCAGTTCATCACCCTGGCCGGATTCCACTCGCTCAACCACTCGATGTTCACGCTCGCCCAGGACTACAACAGCCGGCACATGAGCGCATACGTCGAACTGCAGGAGGCCGAGTTCGCCTCGGAGACCTCCGGCTACACGGCCACCCGCCACCAGCGGGAAGTCGGCACCGGCTACTTCGACCGGATCGCCACCGCGCTCAACCCCGACAGCGCCACCCTTGCCCTCGTCGGATCGACCGAGGCCGAACAGTTCTGA
- a CDS encoding ABC transporter ATP-binding protein, with product MTVLDQSDSSAQRDRERTGTIELQGISKFYGDAPAVNDLSLDIAAGEFISLLGPSGCGKTTTLRMIAGFEHPDAGDIRISGQSVLGQPPYRRNVNTVFQAYALFPHMSIAENVAYGLQQKRTPKAEIRERVAEALEMVQMRRFADRKPTQLSGGQQQRIALARALVNRPAVLLLDEPLGALDRQLREEMQLELKLLQSRLGITFVFVTHDQGEALSMSDRIAIMRDGHIEQLADADTIYGAPATAYVAGFVGQQNFIGGTVAGTAPDAATLQSSYGLLRAASTASGSARLRVGDAAQAAVRPEFVQIAARSAAEPSDGGVNRVAGSLIGVSHLGETMQYLVQLDGGEQSMLVRRPTPEAPRLAIGDAVWCSWTPESVILFPAAEELPVAAHVEPPTVNTVAAAHPASESEPSAPTANRE from the coding sequence GTGACCGTTCTCGACCAATCCGATTCGAGTGCCCAGCGAGATCGCGAGCGCACGGGGACGATCGAGCTTCAGGGCATCAGCAAGTTCTACGGCGACGCCCCGGCGGTGAACGATCTCAGCCTCGACATCGCGGCCGGCGAGTTCATCTCCCTGCTCGGCCCGTCCGGCTGCGGCAAGACGACGACGCTGCGCATGATCGCCGGCTTCGAACACCCGGATGCCGGCGACATCCGCATCTCGGGTCAGAGCGTGCTCGGCCAGCCGCCGTACCGCCGCAACGTCAACACGGTGTTCCAGGCCTACGCGCTGTTCCCACACATGAGCATCGCCGAGAACGTGGCATACGGCCTGCAGCAGAAGCGCACGCCCAAGGCCGAGATCCGCGAGCGCGTCGCCGAGGCGCTCGAGATGGTGCAGATGCGCCGTTTCGCCGACCGCAAGCCGACGCAACTCTCTGGCGGCCAGCAGCAGCGCATCGCGCTGGCGCGGGCCCTCGTCAACCGGCCGGCCGTGCTCCTGCTCGACGAGCCTCTCGGCGCACTCGACCGGCAGTTGCGTGAGGAGATGCAGCTTGAGCTCAAGCTGCTCCAGTCCCGGCTCGGCATCACCTTCGTGTTCGTCACCCACGACCAGGGCGAGGCCCTGTCGATGAGCGACCGGATCGCGATCATGCGCGACGGCCACATCGAGCAGCTCGCCGACGCCGACACCATCTACGGCGCACCGGCCACCGCCTATGTGGCCGGCTTCGTCGGCCAACAGAACTTCATCGGCGGCACGGTCGCGGGCACCGCCCCGGATGCCGCGACGCTGCAGAGCTCATACGGGCTGTTGCGGGCGGCGAGCACGGCAAGCGGCAGCGCCCGGCTCCGGGTCGGCGATGCGGCCCAGGCCGCCGTGCGCCCCGAGTTCGTGCAGATCGCCGCCCGCTCCGCCGCCGAGCCGAGCGACGGCGGCGTCAATCGGGTGGCCGGCAGCCTCATCGGGGTCTCACACCTGGGCGAGACGATGCAGTACCTCGTCCAGCTCGACGGCGGCGAACAGAGCATGCTCGTGCGCCGGCCGACCCCTGAGGCACCCCGGCTCGCGATCGGCGACGCCGTCTGGTGCTCGTGGACGCCGGAGTCCGTCATCCTCTTCCCCGCCGCCGAGGAGCTCCCCGTCGCGGCCCACGTCGAGCCGCCCACCGTCAACACCGTCGCCGCCGCACACCCGGCGTCGGAATCCGAACCCTCCGCACCCACAGCCAATCGGGAGTAA
- a CDS encoding ABC transporter permease, producing the protein MADTSAPRRLPAPLLAFPAWAWLLFFFVAPVGMVLWFSFGYKPGIFGTHANDTLSFDRYIEALSPTFFATFANTLWVSLAGTALCLVIGAPVAYWMAVKAPMNRRGLLLALVMVPFWTNFLVRTIGWQVILAPEGWLSTLLQAVGLQEGPLEILYTRTAVLIGVVYNYLPLMILPLFVAFDRVGGPLREASKDLGADRIRTFFRVTVPLAQPGIVAGVLLVFIPLMGDYITATVLGGAKGNMVGQLVASQFQTAQNWALGSAMAVLLILVIALTVAAGALLLWLLTWPSRSSRRLVLGPESGATS; encoded by the coding sequence ATGGCAGACACCTCCGCTCCGCGTCGCCTGCCGGCGCCCCTCCTGGCGTTCCCAGCCTGGGCCTGGCTGTTGTTCTTCTTCGTCGCGCCCGTCGGCATGGTGCTCTGGTTCAGCTTCGGCTACAAACCAGGCATCTTCGGCACGCACGCCAATGACACGCTCTCCTTCGATCGTTACATCGAGGCGCTCTCCCCCACCTTCTTCGCCACATTCGCGAACACCCTCTGGGTCAGCCTCGCCGGCACGGCGCTGTGCCTCGTCATCGGTGCTCCTGTGGCCTATTGGATGGCGGTGAAGGCGCCGATGAACCGGCGTGGGCTGCTGCTCGCACTCGTGATGGTGCCGTTCTGGACCAACTTCCTCGTGCGCACGATCGGCTGGCAGGTGATCCTCGCCCCCGAGGGTTGGCTGTCGACACTGCTGCAGGCGGTCGGGCTGCAGGAGGGCCCCCTCGAGATCCTCTACACCCGCACCGCGGTGCTCATCGGCGTCGTCTACAACTACCTGCCGCTGATGATCCTGCCGCTGTTCGTCGCCTTCGACCGGGTGGGCGGGCCGCTGCGGGAGGCCAGCAAGGACCTCGGCGCCGACCGCATCCGCACCTTCTTCCGGGTCACCGTTCCGCTGGCGCAGCCCGGCATCGTCGCCGGCGTGCTGCTCGTCTTCATCCCGCTGATGGGCGACTACATCACCGCAACCGTGCTCGGCGGCGCCAAGGGCAACATGGTCGGCCAGCTCGTGGCCAGCCAGTTCCAGACGGCACAGAACTGGGCGCTCGGCTCGGCGATGGCCGTGCTGCTCATCCTGGTGATCGCGTTGACCGTGGCCGCCGGGGCCCTGTTGCTCTGGCTGCTGACGTGGCCGTCCCGTTCGAGCCGCCGCCTCGTGTTGGGCCCGGAGTCTGGAGCAACGTCATGA
- a CDS encoding polyamine ABC transporter substrate-binding protein, whose translation MSAERSPLRILASTSAAPIIAKELSRRRFLSFAAAAGGTIFLAACSSPSGNAGSSPQASGGPLEDKLSIYTWGDYDAPSVLEDFTATLGPAVTLDSFASNEEMISKLVAAKGTSGYDIIVPTGPFIPQMVENGLLTKLNRELIPNISYMDPAFLGQNWDPENEYTICKAWGTTGFVYDKTVITRELTTWDDFIDAAQNEASGKTSLLDDPAPMAGIYFWSNGIDWMTTDPAELDACEEFMVNEMAPHVTAFDSYPGGAAIPQATHALMQVWNGDARIGIQESPEPERWQWVLGAPDTELWMDNWAIAAGAPHPEAAHAFINFVLTPENSLAELDYIGYHTGALDIQPDAEAAGIEMLDLVFFTPEQIATMHTGEVTSAQQRIVDIWNNTKAAAGA comes from the coding sequence ATGAGCGCCGAACGATCCCCCCTGCGAATTCTGGCCAGCACGTCGGCCGCGCCGATCATCGCCAAGGAGCTCAGCCGACGACGCTTTCTGAGCTTCGCCGCCGCGGCCGGTGGAACCATCTTCCTGGCCGCGTGCAGCAGCCCGAGCGGCAACGCCGGCTCCAGCCCGCAGGCCTCTGGCGGGCCGTTGGAGGACAAGCTCTCCATCTACACCTGGGGAGACTACGACGCCCCGTCCGTGCTCGAGGACTTCACCGCGACCCTCGGCCCGGCAGTCACGCTGGACTCCTTCGCCTCCAACGAGGAGATGATCTCCAAGCTCGTCGCGGCCAAGGGCACCAGCGGCTACGACATCATCGTGCCGACCGGTCCGTTCATCCCACAGATGGTCGAGAACGGCCTGCTCACCAAGCTCAACCGCGAGCTGATCCCGAACATCAGCTACATGGACCCGGCCTTCCTCGGACAGAACTGGGATCCGGAGAACGAGTACACCATCTGCAAGGCATGGGGCACGACGGGCTTCGTCTACGACAAGACCGTCATCACGCGCGAGCTCACCACCTGGGACGACTTCATTGACGCCGCCCAGAACGAGGCCAGCGGCAAGACCTCGCTGCTCGACGACCCGGCGCCGATGGCAGGCATCTACTTCTGGTCCAACGGAATCGACTGGATGACGACCGACCCGGCCGAGCTGGACGCCTGCGAGGAATTCATGGTCAACGAGATGGCTCCGCACGTGACGGCGTTCGACTCCTACCCGGGCGGTGCCGCGATCCCGCAGGCGACGCACGCGCTCATGCAGGTGTGGAACGGCGACGCCCGGATCGGCATCCAGGAGAGCCCGGAGCCTGAGCGCTGGCAGTGGGTGCTCGGCGCCCCCGACACCGAGCTGTGGATGGACAACTGGGCGATTGCCGCTGGGGCACCGCACCCGGAGGCCGCGCACGCCTTCATCAACTTCGTACTCACCCCGGAGAACTCACTCGCCGAGCTCGACTACATCGGCTACCACACCGGCGCCCTCGACATCCAGCCGGATGCGGAGGCGGCCGGCATCGAGATGCTCGACCTGGTCTTCTTCACGCCGGAGCAGATCGCCACGATGCACACCGGTGAGGTCACCTCGGCTCAGCAGCGCATCGTCGACATCTGGAACAACACCAAGGCCGCTGCGGGCGCTTGA